From one Paenibacillus sp. FSL K6-1330 genomic stretch:
- the cyoE gene encoding heme o synthase, with protein MDNHLRYQAPSESAALASAAPAPPDKAGTWKDFITVTKPGIIRSNLIAAFAGFWLASRWDIQFGLMIMTLLGTVLVMASSCVFNNYFDRELDMKMERTRNRSLPTGRLTPKVVLWYAIILGVVGLAMLFLFSGVLAGIFGAIGMFVYVVVYTLWLKRSSTWSTSVGAISGAMPPVIGYVAVTGTVDMAAVLLFALLFLWQPPHFWALGIRRVEEYRAAGFPLLPVVKGIKRTKYQMIPYLVLLIPIPILMYTYGYAGIFFLVIGLLLAIWWLYAALQGFRAKDDEAWSKKVFIISINYLTLSLIVLILNTTF; from the coding sequence GTGGATAACCACTTGAGATACCAAGCTCCTTCAGAATCCGCAGCACTTGCCTCGGCAGCGCCTGCACCTCCCGATAAGGCGGGGACTTGGAAAGATTTTATCACGGTAACGAAGCCCGGAATCATCCGGTCAAATTTGATAGCGGCTTTTGCCGGATTTTGGCTAGCATCGCGTTGGGATATCCAATTTGGATTGATGATTATGACACTTCTCGGAACCGTGCTTGTTATGGCTTCGTCCTGTGTTTTCAATAACTATTTCGACAGAGAGCTTGACATGAAGATGGAGCGTACACGGAATCGCTCACTTCCAACCGGACGGCTGACACCAAAGGTTGTTCTTTGGTATGCCATCATTCTTGGGGTCGTTGGACTAGCCATGTTATTCCTGTTCTCAGGGGTATTGGCAGGGATATTCGGAGCAATCGGAATGTTCGTATACGTTGTGGTATACACATTATGGTTAAAGCGGTCATCAACATGGAGCACGTCGGTAGGCGCTATTTCAGGAGCGATGCCGCCGGTGATCGGCTATGTGGCCGTGACAGGAACCGTAGATATGGCTGCGGTTTTGCTGTTCGCTCTTCTGTTTCTCTGGCAGCCGCCTCATTTCTGGGCACTGGGCATTCGCCGGGTTGAAGAATATCGTGCAGCGGGCTTTCCGTTATTGCCGGTAGTTAAAGGAATTAAACGCACGAAGTATCAGATGATCCCTTACCTGGTACTGCTTATACCGATCCCCATCCTGATGTACACGTATGGATACGCCGGTATATTCTTTCTGGTTATCGGACTCCTTCTGGCTATTTGGTGGCTTTACGCCGCGCTCCAAGGTTTCCGTGCTAAGGACGATGAAGCTTGGTCCAAAAAAGTATTTATTATCTCCATCAACTACTTGACCTTGAGCCTGATCGTTCTCATACTCAATACCACTTTTTAA
- a CDS encoding alpha/beta-type small acid-soluble spore protein: MARRSNNLVVPQATAALQRLKLEAAQELGVTIPQDGYYGNYTSRETGSLGGYITKRLVQQAEQALSGSGRTL, translated from the coding sequence ATGGCACGCCGCAGCAACAATTTGGTTGTACCTCAAGCAACTGCAGCATTACAACGTTTGAAACTCGAGGCTGCTCAAGAACTAGGCGTAACGATTCCTCAGGACGGTTACTATGGTAACTATACTTCCCGTGAAACAGGATCCCTGGGTGGATACATTACAAAACGTTTGGTACAGCAAGCAGAACAGGCTCTTTCGGGGTCTGGCCGCACGCTGTAA
- the trpS gene encoding tryptophan--tRNA ligase, translating into MKTVLSGIQPSGNLTLGNYIGAIKNFVKLQDEHDCYFMVVDLHAITVPQEPSSLRDRSESVAALYVAAGIDPSRANIFLQSHVPQHAELGWIMTTMVNMGELERMTQFKDKSEGKDSVGAGLFVYPALMAADILLYNANLVPVGDDQKQHLEITRDLASRFNHRFGSYFNMPEPFIPEVGARIMSLDDASKKMSKSNPVEGSYIAMLDKPDQIRKKISRATTDSGAEVVYDPSAKPEVSNLMSIYSECAGVSLQEVQARFEGKMYGAFKKELGEVVVAALEPLQNRYYEIRQTGEIHDILAKGAEQAQKTAAQILDGVKDKMGFLARK; encoded by the coding sequence ATGAAAACAGTATTATCGGGAATTCAGCCAAGTGGCAATTTGACACTGGGCAACTACATTGGAGCCATTAAAAATTTTGTTAAGCTTCAAGACGAGCATGATTGTTACTTTATGGTTGTCGATCTGCACGCCATTACGGTACCGCAGGAGCCAAGCTCGCTCCGAGATCGCTCAGAGTCGGTTGCGGCACTGTACGTTGCAGCCGGGATCGACCCAAGTCGCGCCAATATTTTCCTGCAATCCCATGTTCCTCAGCATGCCGAGCTGGGATGGATCATGACAACGATGGTGAATATGGGCGAATTGGAACGGATGACACAATTTAAGGACAAATCGGAAGGTAAAGATTCCGTAGGAGCCGGTTTGTTTGTCTATCCAGCGCTTATGGCTGCAGATATATTGCTTTATAATGCCAATCTGGTACCGGTCGGAGATGACCAAAAGCAGCATTTGGAAATCACGCGCGATTTAGCTTCAAGGTTCAATCATCGATTCGGTTCCTATTTCAATATGCCGGAACCGTTCATTCCAGAAGTAGGCGCACGAATTATGTCGCTGGATGATGCTTCTAAAAAGATGAGCAAAAGTAATCCGGTTGAGGGCAGTTATATTGCGATGCTGGATAAGCCGGACCAAATCCGCAAGAAAATCAGTAGAGCTACAACCGATTCCGGGGCCGAAGTGGTCTATGACCCATCCGCTAAACCAGAGGTTAGCAATCTGATGAGTATCTATTCGGAATGTGCTGGGGTGTCCTTGCAGGAAGTACAGGCGCGATTTGAAGGGAAGATGTACGGGGCATTCAAGAAGGAGCTTGGCGAAGTTGTAGTAGCCGCTCTGGAGCCACTCCAAAACAGATACTACGAAATTCGCCAAACCGGTGAAATCCATGACATTCTGGCCAAGGGAGCAGAGCAGGCACAGAAGACTGCAGCTCAAATACTGGATGGCGTCAAAGACAAGATGGGCTTTCTGGCTCGTAAATAA